A window of Cyclopterus lumpus isolate fCycLum1 chromosome 14, fCycLum1.pri, whole genome shotgun sequence contains these coding sequences:
- the si:dkey-71d15.2 gene encoding SH3 domain-containing kinase-binding protein 1, producing the protein MMTEERKENQSEDPDSLTPQENAQETRHNGAALPAAAPTRVPMQSFTSLLPKALSAVLHLAAPPGLNSDPQPSRSPPNLEQLQTELRDLRDQFELMKSQHNKEIHLLMNELDEEKRIRLTLQMEIQRMKKHMSK; encoded by the exons ATGATgacggaggagagaaaagaaaaccagagtGAAGACCCAGATTCTTTAACACCTCAAGAAAACGCTCAGGAAACACGGCACAATGGGGCTGCCCTGCCG GCAGCAGCCCCCACACGCGTGCCCATGCAGTCCTTCACCTCCCTGTTACCGAAGGCTCTCTCTGCTGTGCTCCATCTGGCGGCTCCTCCGGGCCTCAACTCCGACCCCCAGCCAAGCAGAAGCCCACCCAACCTGGAACAACTGCAGACGGAGCTGAGAGACCTGAGGGACCAGTTTGAGCTGATGAAGAGTCAGCACAA CAAAGAAATCCATCTGCTGATGAATGAGCTCGATGAGGAGAAAAGGATTCGCTTGACTTTGCAG atggaGATTCAACGTATGAAGAAGCACATGTCTAAATGA